A window from Candidatus Cloacimonadota bacterium encodes these proteins:
- a CDS encoding HAMP domain-containing histidine kinase — protein sequence MLIFTAFAVYAQILIRKAKHEQEYVPRIFAQYIAYTDKYLRLSEQTARMVAEITSKRFESLQERDFEQAISNYMLFEFPDRNPIPVIIADADSIPQYWNRVKVPSDVGYDDLSQEDKQILEEEMGKMDRMELREGSRVVNQVFIAKPISLEDFIRDIDYSVVVTDRDKIPLYWRNVDISENVDWFSTDSNQRALLLEKMQTMVELPLTGASEQLGYIYFTAPKSLSRISSLVILELLLIVLIVAFGTYGLILLHRTEKDTLWVGLAKETSHQFATPITSLLGWLDYLRETPPQTMSSEAYNKILDQMTVDLDRLSYNASRFGKVGSQTKLVPLELHSLLQEIVDYHQARMPHLSTKIELHFISKIQGIKVMLDKDLFKWAMENLIKNCVDAMTQKGGNIFITATHNKKYVYVHVRDEGKGIPRSHWKNIFDPGVTSKQRGWGLGLSLARRIISEYHRGQIRVLDSTLDEGSTFEIRLNKPLKQ from the coding sequence CTGCTCATTTTCACCGCTTTCGCGGTCTATGCCCAAATCCTGATTCGCAAAGCCAAACATGAACAGGAATACGTGCCCCGCATTTTTGCCCAATATATCGCCTACACAGATAAATATTTACGCCTGTCTGAACAAACCGCCCGCATGGTGGCTGAAATCACCTCAAAACGCTTCGAATCCCTGCAGGAACGCGATTTTGAGCAAGCCATCAGCAACTATATGCTCTTCGAATTTCCAGACCGGAACCCCATCCCCGTCATCATCGCAGACGCGGATTCCATTCCTCAATATTGGAACCGGGTGAAAGTCCCTTCTGATGTAGGCTACGACGATCTTTCCCAGGAAGACAAGCAAATCCTGGAAGAGGAAATGGGTAAAATGGACCGGATGGAACTGCGCGAAGGCAGCCGTGTCGTAAACCAAGTTTTCATCGCCAAACCCATATCCCTTGAGGATTTCATCCGGGATATCGATTATTCCGTGGTTGTGACCGACCGCGACAAAATACCGCTGTACTGGCGAAACGTGGATATCAGCGAAAACGTGGATTGGTTCAGCACTGATTCCAACCAACGCGCCCTGCTTCTGGAAAAAATGCAAACCATGGTGGAACTCCCGCTCACAGGGGCTTCCGAGCAGCTTGGCTACATCTATTTCACCGCCCCAAAATCCCTTTCCCGCATCAGTTCCCTTGTCATTTTGGAACTGCTGCTCATCGTCCTCATCGTCGCTTTTGGCACCTACGGCCTCATTTTGCTGCATCGCACCGAAAAAGACACGCTCTGGGTGGGGCTCGCGAAGGAAACTTCCCACCAATTTGCCACGCCCATCACCTCTCTTTTGGGCTGGCTGGATTACCTGCGTGAAACTCCGCCCCAAACCATGTCCAGCGAGGCTTATAACAAAATTCTGGATCAAATGACCGTGGATCTCGACCGCCTCAGCTACAACGCCTCCCGCTTCGGAAAAGTGGGCTCCCAAACCAAGCTCGTTCCATTGGAATTGCACAGTCTTTTACAGGAAATTGTGGATTACCACCAGGCCCGCATGCCCCATTTGAGCACCAAAATCGAACTCCATTTCATCTCCAAAATTCAGGGCATAAAAGTCATGCTGGATAAAGACCTCTTCAAGTGGGCAATGGAAAATCTCATCAAAAACTGCGTGGATGCCATGACCCAAAAAGGCGGAAACATCTTCATAACCGCCACCCACAACAAGAAATACGTTTATGTGCACGTGCGCGACGAAGGCAAAGGCATCCCTCGCTCGCATTGGAAAAACATCTTCGACCCCGGCGTAACCAGCAAACAACGTGGCTGGGGTCTGGGACTCAGCCTGGCACGGCGCATCATTTCTGAATATCACCGCGGCCAAATCCGTGTGTTGGACAGCACTCTGGATGAAGGCAGCACCTTCGAAATCAGGCTGAACAAACCACTCAAGCAATAG
- the mazG gene encoding nucleoside triphosphate pyrophosphohydrolase, with protein sequence MKEFQKLVDIVASLRHPETGCPWDIEQSSESLVPNFIEELHEAVEAIEDKDDAALKEELGDLMLHIVFQARIAEEEGKFDMVAVLDAIAEKLIRRHPHVFGETDVDGANAVKMNWERIKKQEKKDRISVLEGIPRSLPALIYAQRSQEKAASVGFDWPDLPPILEKLDEERQELDSALQNADPQSIREEIGDMLFTLVNLARKLNIDSEAALKETSKKFHHRFQYIEEHYRKNGEDIHEASLAELDEIWNLAKKER encoded by the coding sequence ATGAAAGAATTTCAAAAACTGGTGGACATCGTTGCCAGTCTGCGTCACCCTGAAACTGGTTGTCCCTGGGACATCGAACAAAGTTCCGAAAGCTTGGTCCCAAATTTCATCGAAGAACTGCATGAAGCGGTGGAAGCCATTGAAGACAAAGACGATGCAGCCCTGAAAGAGGAACTGGGCGATCTCATGCTGCACATTGTTTTCCAAGCCCGCATTGCTGAAGAAGAGGGTAAGTTCGATATGGTTGCCGTGCTGGATGCCATCGCTGAAAAGCTCATCCGCCGCCATCCTCATGTTTTTGGTGAAACCGATGTGGATGGCGCCAACGCCGTCAAAATGAATTGGGAACGCATCAAAAAACAGGAAAAGAAAGATCGCATCAGCGTTTTGGAAGGCATACCCCGCTCTCTGCCAGCGCTCATTTACGCGCAACGCAGCCAGGAAAAAGCCGCCTCCGTGGGTTTCGATTGGCCAGATTTGCCTCCAATACTGGAAAAGCTGGATGAAGAACGCCAGGAACTGGATTCCGCCCTGCAAAACGCTGACCCGCAAAGTATCCGCGAAGAGATTGGTGATATGCTTTTCACCCTGGTGAATTTGGCGCGAAAACTGAATATCGATTCCGAAGCCGCGCTGAAGGAAACCTCAAAAAAGTTCCATCACCGCTTTCAATACATAGAAGAACACTACCGCAAAAACGGGGAAGACATCCATGAAGCAAGCCTCGCCGAGCTCGACGAAATCTGGAATCTCGCCAAAAAAGAGCGATAA
- a CDS encoding O-antigen ligase family protein, translating into MLLKRLGPSLLYAALAALVVFAAAVLQEREILQIGFVGAVLAGWLLSMIIFGYSMRNSILFASLLFIKPIPTAFICMMGILFVSLLIEWQKDKLQSFKIPYPIALSVLVAVSVYGLIRGNGSWYTHLYFQATALVPALLLLIVSNSRFSKDDYLVWVKALALIGTFLAVIGVIMALLNPTERYGSLWITAMTINGFYIITFFFAIALGIRAGRNANGWFWFVCALLILMGMLYTYTRIVLVSVFAGIFLLMLKMKRMRLLGMGILLLVPLAIPSSMVSRIEMGMGFDYSIFIRFVAWYYSLKQIYLHPWFGIGIDVWKEWYVGAVPMDILYAEHSHNLLLKIWLELGVFGFLSYFYLIGAILRRYWLNVVKREEGNFHFAIFVGVIAVLIACLTDIFIQQYPVAFAFWILLAFMYLHSRQFIPMEQK; encoded by the coding sequence ATGTTACTTAAACGGCTTGGTCCCAGCCTGTTATATGCAGCCTTGGCCGCGCTGGTGGTTTTTGCCGCGGCGGTTCTGCAGGAGCGTGAAATCCTGCAAATCGGCTTTGTGGGCGCTGTTTTGGCTGGCTGGCTGCTTTCCATGATAATCTTTGGATACAGCATGCGAAACAGCATCCTTTTCGCGTCGCTGCTCTTTATAAAACCAATTCCTACAGCTTTTATATGTATGATGGGCATTCTTTTTGTCAGCCTTCTCATTGAATGGCAAAAAGATAAGCTCCAAAGTTTTAAGATTCCATATCCCATTGCTTTGAGTGTCCTGGTTGCCGTCTCCGTGTATGGTTTGATCCGCGGAAATGGATCTTGGTACACCCACCTGTATTTCCAAGCCACAGCCTTGGTTCCAGCCCTGCTTTTACTGATTGTCTCGAACAGCCGTTTTTCCAAGGATGATTATTTGGTTTGGGTGAAAGCGCTCGCTCTGATCGGCACTTTTTTGGCTGTGATTGGCGTGATTATGGCGCTGCTAAACCCCACTGAACGCTATGGCTCGCTGTGGATTACAGCCATGACCATCAATGGTTTTTACATCATTACCTTCTTTTTCGCCATCGCTCTGGGCATTCGCGCCGGCCGCAATGCCAATGGCTGGTTCTGGTTTGTTTGCGCGCTATTGATATTGATGGGTATGCTTTACACCTACACCCGCATCGTCCTGGTCTCGGTTTTTGCCGGTATATTTCTTTTGATGCTGAAGATGAAACGGATGCGCCTTCTTGGGATGGGCATCCTGCTTTTGGTACCCCTGGCAATACCTTCCTCAATGGTCAGCCGAATCGAAATGGGCATGGGTTTTGACTACTCCATCTTCATCCGTTTTGTGGCGTGGTATTACAGTCTCAAACAAATCTATCTCCATCCCTGGTTTGGAATTGGCATCGATGTTTGGAAGGAATGGTATGTTGGCGCCGTGCCCATGGATATCCTCTATGCTGAACACTCTCACAACCTGCTCTTGAAAATCTGGCTGGAACTGGGCGTTTTCGGGTTTTTGAGCTATTTCTATCTGATTGGTGCCATTTTACGGCGCTATTGGTTGAATGTGGTAAAACGCGAAGAAGGCAATTTCCATTTCGCCATTTTCGTGGGAGTAATCGCGGTTTTGATTGCCTGTCTCACAGACATTTTCATCCAGCAATACCCTGTGGCGTTTGCGTTTTGGATCCTGCTTGCCTTCATGTATCTCCACTCGCGCCAATTCATCCCCATGGAGCAAAAATGA